Sequence from the Streptomyces mobaraensis NBRC 13819 = DSM 40847 genome:
CGCGGCGCGGCGCGCTTCGCGGGCGGACAAGGCAGCGGAGGCGGAGCGCGAGGTCCTCGCCAAGATCGCGGGTATGCGGGAGTCGGACCGGGTCATGGCCGAGCGCGTCCACGCCGTCGTCACGGCCGGTGCCCCGGAGCTCGCGCCGAAGCTCTGGTACGGGATGCCCGCCTACGCCCGGGACGGCAGGATCGTCTGCTTCTTCCAGAGCGCGGAGAAGTTCAAGGCGCGGTACGCGACGCTCGGGTTCAGCGACCAGGCGCGGCTGGACGACGGCCCGATGTGGGCGGCCGGGTTCGCCCTGACCGAGGTGACGGCCGAGGTGGAGGAGCGCATAGCGGAGCTGGTGAAGCGGGCGGTGGGCTGAGGCGCGCGCCCGGCCGTCCCGGTACGGGCGGTACGGGCGGTACGAGCGGGAGCGGGCCCGGCCCCTGGGAGCCGGGCCTGGGCCGGGCTCGCCGGGCCGGACCCGCCGGAGCCGGGCCCATCCGGAGCCGGGCTCGCCGTGCCTCAGCGGCCGCCCTCCCTCAAGGCGATCCCCTGGAGGTTGTAGACCAGGCCCTCGTTGGACTCGGCGAGGGAGCGGTGCAGCACCTGCACCTGGACGTCCAGCGGTGTCCCGGGCTCGATGCTGTGCCCGGTCGCCGGGGACTCGATGACGACGTGTCCGTCCGCGCTGCCGTCCTTCACCACCGTGTACCAGTGGTCCGTGACCGCCGGGTTGACCCGGCTCCCGGCCGGCAGCCCGTCGAAGGAGAGCTGCCACTGCTGGACGCGGTTCTCGCTGGCGGCCAGGGTGAAGGTGTAGGACCAGACGTATCCGGCGGCCTCGGGAGGCCAGCTCTGCTCGAACCCGTTCTTCGTCTTGATGGTGATGTCGATCTTCGGCGGGCTCACCCTGGTCGTCACGCTCCCGGCCTTGTCCGGCGAGGTGTTGACGACGTCCGGTGTCTCGATCTTCGACGTGCTGGTGATGTCGCCGGTGAAGCCGCGCTCGACCGTGCCGGTGACGCGGATGACGGCCGCCCCGCCCCGGGGCAGGTGCAGGGGCTGGGTGAAGTCCCCGCCCGAGATGGTGCCTTCGCCGGCCGTCGCGCCCCCGGAGAGCTGGGGCGTCTCGAACGCCGGTCCGGTGAGGTGCGGGGTGAGGGTGCCCGTGAGCCTGGCGGCGGGTACGGCGTCCGGGCCCTTGTTCTCGACCGTCATGGTGTAGGAGATCTGCTTGCCCGAGTCGGCCGTGGCCGGCCCCCGCATTCCGAGGGGGACTTCGGCGGACGGCGGTGCCGTGACCGTCGTGGTGACGGAGTCGGAGTACCGGGTCGCGATGTTGGCCCGCGTCTCCGAGGTGACGGTCGCGTCGCAGGTGATGCTGCCGCTGGTACCGGTCGCGACGGTGCCGTCGAGCGGGATGACGGCCGTGCCGCCCACCGGGAGGCACAGCGGCTGGGTGAACGTCCCGTCGGTGACGGTGCCGGTGCCCGCCGTGGCGCCGCCGCCGAGTTCGAGCGGTCCGAAGGCGGCACCGGTCACCTCGGTCGGGAGCTTGCCGGTGACCTTGGCGTCCGGGACGGCGTTGGGGCCCTTGTTCTCGACCGTGATCCGGTAGCCGATCGGCGAGCCGGCCCTCACCGTCCGGGGTCCCGTCATGGCCAGCGGGAATTCGGCGGGGAGCGTCACTTCGAGGTCGCGGACCTCGTAGTTGTTGGTGAGCGCGCCCGTGGCGGCCGACAGGCCGAGCTTCAGCGTGGCCGGGAGCGCGGCTTGCCCGGGGGCGTTCCGCAGGTCGTAACCGTCGATCAGGCGCCGCCAGTTGTCGTCCTCGCGGACGGAGACGGTCACCTTGCGGTCGATGATCGAGAGGAGGAGGCGGGTGGGCTGCTCCCGGCCGGTGCCCAGCGGGGGCAGGGACGCGCCGACGAGGTAGCGGTAGCCGTCGTACGCGTCGCCCGAGCCGCGCAGCACGGCGCTGTCCGGCCGCGACCCGGGCCCGGTGTCGCCGGCCTCGCTCGGGTTGGAGAACGAGCCGTGCTGGTCGACGCCGATGCCGACGTAGCCGTGGGAGACCCCGGGCCGCCGGTCCGGCTGCCCCTTGCGGTAGCAGGCGTAGCCGAGGGCGCCGCCGGGGCCGCCCACGTCGGTCTCGTGCGCGCCGTCGATGAGGAAGAACGACATCCCGTCGGCCGGGTCGCCGCCGCCGTACGCGGCGAGGTCGAACTGTACCGAGATGCCGTCGCTGCTGGGGAAGGCGACGTCCAGCAGGGCGGTCCCCGCCTTGAACGGCTGCGCCGGCGTGAGGCTGAGCCAGCCCTGGCCGGTCATCCGCGCGGAGCCGTGCAGCTTCCAGCCGGGCGGGGTGGCGGAGCCGGCGAAGGACTGCTTGTAGGGGAACAACGACATCCCGGAACCTCCGTTGCGGGGGGGAGGAGCGCATGCGGACGCGCCACAAATGCGCGGACGTGCGTGACGACGCGAACGTACGGGCGCTCCGGACCGCCCGCACCGGCGGCATCCCGCCACCGGTGCGGGAACCGGCCCCTCCGGCCGCGGGGGCGGCCACCCGGCGCACCCGGCCCGCCCCGGTGGCCCGGCCGTGCGCCCGGCGCACCCGGAATATGCCCCTGACCATGGCCGGAAGGAGTCCATAACCGTTTCTGCCACCGGGTGCCCGGAGCGTCATTGGCCTGCTTTGGCGCCTGGCCGCGCCCGCCCGGCCCCGAGCGGGCGGGGTGAGTCCGGTCTCACTCGGGCGGCGGGCCTTTCCTATGAAACAAGTTGCATAGATGATCCAGGGCATGGCGCTCGAGCACGCGATCCTCGTTTCCCTGCTGGAGAAGCCGGGCTCCGGCTATGAGCTGGCCCGGCGGTTCGAGCGGTCCATCGGGTACTTCTGGACCGCCACCCACCAGCAGATCTACCGCGTCCTGAAGCGGATGGTGGGCGACGGCTGGATCGACGTCCGGGAGGTGCCCCAGCAAGGGCGGCCGGACAAGAAGGAGTACTCGGTGGCGGGCCCGGGCCGCGAGGCGCTCGCCCGCTGGCTGCGGGAGCCGGTCGAGCCGGAGGGCCTCCGGCACGATCTGGCGGTGAAGATCCGGGGCGCGGCCTTCGGGGATCCGGCCGAGCTGGTCGACGAGGTCGAGCGGCACCGCCGGGTGCACGCCGAGCGGCTCACCCACTATCTCGCGGGCGAGCGGCGCGACTTCACCGGCCCCGAGGCGCCTCCGGCGCTCGACGCCGGGCAGGAGCTCCAGCACGCCGTCCTGCGCGGCGGGATCGCCTACGAGCGGATGACGCTCGCCTGGCTGGACGACGTCCTCGCCACCCTGCGCCGCATCGGCTCCGGACGCCGTTGAGCGGCCGGACATTCCCCACTCCCCCACCCTCCAGCCCCCGAGTCCCCTCGAGTCCCCCAGTCCCTGGTCCTCCGAGCCGGAAAGGCGAGCCTCCATGGCCGACCCGCTGCTGTTCAACCCGCGCACCTACGACCCCGCGCACTTCGACCCCGAGACCCGCCGGCTGCTGCGCGCCACGGTCGACTGGTTCGAGGAGCGCGGCAAGCGCAAGCTGATCGAGGACTACCGTTCCCGTGCCTGGCTCGCGGACTTCCTGGCCTTCGCCGCCAAGGAGGGGCTGTTCGCGACGTTCCTCACCCCGGCCGCGGCCGCCGAGGGCGACGCGGACAAGCGCTGGGACACCGCCCGCATCGCCGCGCTCAACGAGATCCTCGGCTTCTACGGGCTCGACTACTGGTACGCGTGGCAGGTCACCATCCTCGGCCTCGGCCCGGTGTGGCAGAGCGACAACGCCGCCGCCCGCGCCCGCGCCGCGGAACTCCTCGCGGACGGCGAGGTGTTCGCGTTCGGCCTGTCCGAGAAGACGCACGGCGCGGACATCTACTCCACCGACATGCTGCTGACGCCCGACGGCGAGGGCGGCTTCCGCGCCACCGGCTCGAAGTACTACATCGGCAACGGCAACGCCGCGGGCCTCGTCTCCGTCTTCGGCCGCCGCACCGACGTCGAGGGCCCCGACGGCTACGTCTTCTTCGCCGCGGACAGCCGGCATCCGGCGTACCACCTGGTGAAGAACGTCGTCGATTCCTCGAAGTTCGTCAGCGAGTTCCGGCTGGAGGAATACCCGGTCCGCGCCGAGGACGTGCTGCACACCGGCCGCGCCGCCTTCGACGCGGCGCTGAACACGGTGAACGTCGGCAAGTTCAACCTCTGCACCGCCTCGATCGGCATCTGCGAGCACGCGATGTACGAGGCCGTCACCCACGCGCACAACCGCGTCCTGTACG
This genomic interval carries:
- a CDS encoding PadR family transcriptional regulator, producing the protein MALEHAILVSLLEKPGSGYELARRFERSIGYFWTATHQQIYRVLKRMVGDGWIDVREVPQQGRPDKKEYSVAGPGREALARWLREPVEPEGLRHDLAVKIRGAAFGDPAELVDEVERHRRVHAERLTHYLAGERRDFTGPEAPPALDAGQELQHAVLRGGIAYERMTLAWLDDVLATLRRIGSGRR
- a CDS encoding iron chaperone; amino-acid sequence: MSSTGSGTYEGFTAEERAAMKDHAREVKAAARRASRADKAAEAEREVLAKIAGMRESDRVMAERVHAVVTAGAPELAPKLWYGMPAYARDGRIVCFFQSAEKFKARYATLGFSDQARLDDGPMWAAGFALTEVTAEVEERIAELVKRAVG
- a CDS encoding DUF11 domain-containing protein; translated protein: MSLFPYKQSFAGSATPPGWKLHGSARMTGQGWLSLTPAQPFKAGTALLDVAFPSSDGISVQFDLAAYGGGDPADGMSFFLIDGAHETDVGGPGGALGYACYRKGQPDRRPGVSHGYVGIGVDQHGSFSNPSEAGDTGPGSRPDSAVLRGSGDAYDGYRYLVGASLPPLGTGREQPTRLLLSIIDRKVTVSVREDDNWRRLIDGYDLRNAPGQAALPATLKLGLSAATGALTNNYEVRDLEVTLPAEFPLAMTGPRTVRAGSPIGYRITVENKGPNAVPDAKVTGKLPTEVTGAAFGPLELGGGATAGTGTVTDGTFTQPLCLPVGGTAVIPLDGTVATGTSGSITCDATVTSETRANIATRYSDSVTTTVTAPPSAEVPLGMRGPATADSGKQISYTMTVENKGPDAVPAARLTGTLTPHLTGPAFETPQLSGGATAGEGTISGGDFTQPLHLPRGGAAVIRVTGTVERGFTGDITSTSKIETPDVVNTSPDKAGSVTTRVSPPKIDITIKTKNGFEQSWPPEAAGYVWSYTFTLAASENRVQQWQLSFDGLPAGSRVNPAVTDHWYTVVKDGSADGHVVIESPATGHSIEPGTPLDVQVQVLHRSLAESNEGLVYNLQGIALREGGR